Proteins encoded in a region of the Elaeis guineensis isolate ETL-2024a chromosome 7, EG11, whole genome shotgun sequence genome:
- the LOC105049024 gene encoding inactive leucine-rich repeat receptor-like protein kinase CORYNE, translating into MSSNVCCSVFYLKASEKSSLVFTSSSFWGLSLSPICAPFMGNKNPRKTLALQTLLLLLAFLLFQTPETTLSQPLHSEPIFSQSPTPSPPSKIPKTSHTAHIRRIILGIVFGLFAGIAASVVFLFLIRLFILFANRTPILKGPVIFTPQISPKTLQFALSSQSESTQLLGSSINGKYYRVVLDDELMVAVKRLEPICSNASPLPNSNSHKRRVQQELEMLARVKHRNVMSLRAYIRDHDRFSLVYDYVPGGSLEDVMKRVRSQQTTLGWDVRHRIAVGMARGLKYLHFECSPRILHYNLKPSNVMLDEGFEPRLGDCGLARLVAASLDVPSCSYYVAPECHQSCRYTDKSDIYSFGMILGVLLTGKDPSDSFFTGEAGRGSFGRWLRHLQQAGEAQEALDKAILGEEVEEEEMLMALRIALVCLSDLPADRPSSDELVAMLTQLHSF; encoded by the exons ATGTCTTCTAATGTTTGTTGCTCTGTGTTCTATCTGAAAGCCTCAGAGAAATCCAGTCTTGTGTTTACTTCTTCTAGCTTTTGGGGTCTATCCTTATCCCCAATCTGTGCTCCTTTCATgggaaacaaaaaccctagaaaaaCCCTAGCTCTCCAAACCCTCCTGCTCCTCCTTGCTTTCCTCCTCTTCCAGACCCCAGAGACCACCCTCTCCCAACCCCTCCACTCAGAGCCCATCTTCTCCCAGTCCCCCACACCCTCTCCCCCATCAAAGATTCCCAAAACCTCCCACACTGCCCACATTCGCCGAATAATCCTCGGCATCGTCTTCGGTTTGTTCGCCGGCATTGCCGCCTCGGTGGTCTTCCTCTTCTTGATTCGCCTCTTCATCCTGTTTGCCAACCGCACCCCAATTCTCAAAGGCCCGGTCATCTTCACTCCCCAAATCTCCCCCAAAACCCTCCAATTCGCACTCTCCAGCCAATCTGAATCAACCCAATTGCTTGGGTCCAGCATCAATGGAAAATACTACAGAGTGGTCCTCGATGATGAGCTCATGGTGGCGGTGAAGAGGCTTGAACCCATCTGCTCCAATGCCTCTCCACTCCCAAATTCCAACTCTCACAAGAGAAGAGTGCAGCAAGAGCTCGAAATGCTGGCCCGGGTGAAGCACCGCAACGTGATGAGTCTCAGGGCCTACATTCGTGACCATGATCGATTCTCGTTGGTATATGACTATGTTCCTGGTGGAAGCCTTGAGGATGTGATGAAGAGGGTGAGGTCGCAGCAAACTACTCTTGGATGGGATGTGAGGCATCGGATCGCCGTCGGGATGGCGAGGGGACTGAAGTACCTGCATTTCGAATGTAGCCCAAGGATTCTGCATTACAATCTGAAGCCCTCTAATGTGATGCTGGATGAAGGGTTTGAGCCAAGGTTAGGTGATTGTGGATTGGCGAGGCTGGTTGCAGCAAGTTTGGATGTGCCAAGCTGCTCCTACTATGTTGCTCCTGAATGCCATCAGAGCTGCAG GTACACAGATAAGAGCGACATCTATAGTTTTGGGATGATCCTTGGTGTGTTGCTCACGGGGAAAGACCCGTCGGATTCATTCTTCACTGGAGAGGCAGGGAGGGGCAGCTTTGGCCGATGGCTCAGGCACTTGCAGCAAGCTGGAGAGGCTCAAGAGGCATTAGATAAGGCCATATTAGGGGAGGAagtagaggaggaggagatgCTGATGGCTCTTAGAATTGCTCTTGTGTGCTTATCGGACTTGCCAGCCGACCGGCCATCAAGCGACGAGCTCGTGGCCATGCTTACCCAACTCCATAGCTTCTGA